One Candidatus Lernaella stagnicola DNA window includes the following coding sequences:
- a CDS encoding SUMF1/EgtB/PvdO family nonheme iron enzyme translates to MPYHRYIVVALTVLLCASILVNCGPEERPDGNEEDSQEEFDREIGNSPMVLIPAGPFGMSCTDPDNGLCGVFYHVVDLPDFYIDVYEASVGDLYKCIEAGGCAERKAQYWADVSDRHPAYSINWYDAGDYCAWAGKRLPTSAEWEKAARGDRDGHNYPWGDEFHPTWANWCDGEGCDGSVDGYTGSAPVDAFPENVSPYGVYNMCGNIMEWTTTPSSTFVGSYVLRGGGYEPDNGMGEPPIMRCWRGWKSAIRLPLTRRISVFAV, encoded by the coding sequence ATGCCGTATCACCGCTACATCGTCGTTGCGCTAACCGTGCTTCTTTGCGCGTCAATACTCGTGAACTGCGGACCTGAAGAACGCCCCGATGGCAACGAAGAAGATTCCCAGGAGGAATTCGACAGAGAAATAGGGAACTCGCCGATGGTTCTCATCCCGGCCGGCCCCTTCGGTATGAGCTGCACCGACCCGGACAATGGGTTGTGCGGCGTTTTCTACCACGTTGTCGATCTGCCCGATTTCTACATCGACGTGTACGAAGCTTCCGTCGGCGACTTGTACAAGTGCATCGAAGCAGGCGGCTGTGCTGAGCGAAAAGCCCAGTACTGGGCGGATGTGAGCGATCGACACCCGGCTTACTCCATCAATTGGTATGATGCCGGGGACTACTGCGCTTGGGCCGGCAAGCGTCTGCCCACCAGCGCCGAATGGGAGAAAGCGGCGCGGGGCGACCGGGACGGCCACAACTATCCGTGGGGCGACGAGTTTCATCCGACTTGGGCCAATTGGTGCGACGGCGAGGGGTGCGACGGCAGCGTCGACGGCTATACCGGTTCCGCTCCGGTTGACGCCTTTCCCGAAAACGTGAGCCCGTACGGCGTGTACAACATGTGCGGCAACATCATGGAATGGACGACGACTCCGTCGTCTACCTTTGTCGGTTCATACGTACTGCGCGGCGGCGGTTACGAACCGGACAACGGCATGGGGGAGCCCCCGATCATGCGTTGCTGGCGTGGATGGAAGTCAGCGATCCGCCTGCCATTGACCCGCCGCATATCGGTTTTCGCTGTGTGA